From the Lolium rigidum isolate FL_2022 chromosome 2, APGP_CSIRO_Lrig_0.1, whole genome shotgun sequence genome, one window contains:
- the LOC124693301 gene encoding uncharacterized protein LOC124693301, translated as MDHHHKPGLRVRLRVTAARQRAWQKSACRKPPRRDPADTVRKFMRREIGGGHRRPPRPAAPSTSAFSCPEKFRNFQLQEEYDTYDDGIAQLPLRWNRRKIIEIVAASDLIFVLAESGLCGAFSRRTNKHICHLNISPDEVIRSLFYNKNNDSLITVSMYESERFVSLKCRTTPIEYIRRGQLHDGFPLFESESLKYPGFVEFDDVNGKVLTFSAHDSTYKVFDLKNYKFLYSICDKDIQEIKISPGIMLVIYQKATNHVPLMIVSIEDGKPLKTFTQLLHRNRKVDFIEQFNEKLLVKQDKENLQIIDVRNSDLIEVNKTEFMTPSAFIFLYENNLFLTFCNRTVAAWNFRGELVTSFDDHELWHPNCNTNNIYITADQDLIISYCKVSRGVTDDAEGGCGEAPPMGSINMSNIFTGKCIAKISALDPNLVIAPRRQGDSSRSIVRSTVAEALEDITALFYDEDRNEIYTGNGRGLVHVWSN; from the exons ATGGACCACCACCACAAGCCCGGGCTGCGCGTGCGCCTCCGCGTCACCGCCGCGCGGCAGCGCGCGTGGCAGAAGTCCGCCTGCCGCAAGCCCCCGCGCCGCGACCCCGCGGACACCGTGCGCAAGTTCATGCGCCGCGAGATCGGCGGCGGCCACCGCCGGCCCCCGCGCCCCGCGGCCCCCTCCACCTCCGCCTTCTCCTGCCCCGAGAAGTTCCGCAACTTCCAGCTCCAG GAAGAATATGACACATATGACGATGGTATTGCCCAGCTGCCATTGCGGTGGAACAGAAGGAAGATTATTGAGATTGTTGCTGCAAGTGATTTAATATTTGTACTTGCCGAATCTGGTCTCTGTGGTGCATTTAGTCGCA GAACAAACAAACACATATGCCATTTGAATATAAGTCCTGATGAAGTGATTAGGAGCTTGTTCTACAATAAAAACAACGACTCCCTTATCACTGTTTCAATGTATGAATCAGAACGTTTCGTTTCGCTGAAGTGCAGAACAACTCCGATAGA GTACATCAGGAGAGGCCAGCTACATGACGGATTTCCTTTATTCGAATCCGAATCACTGAAATATCCTGGATTTGTTGAGTTTGATGATGTTAATGGCAAAGTATTAACTTTTTCAGCACATGATAG TACCTACAAAGTTTTTGATCTGAAGAATTACAAGTTTCTGTATTCTATATGCGATAAGGACATCCAGGAGATTAAGATAAG CCCTGGAATCATGCTTGTGATATACCAGAAGGCAACTAATCATGTTCCACTAATGATTGTGTCAATTGAGGATGGAAAACCACTGAAAACCTTCACTCAATTACTGCATCGAAACAGAAAGGTTGACTTCATTGAGCAGTTCAACGAAAAACTTCTTGTGAAGCAGGACAAGGAAAACCTACAGATTATCGAT GTCAGAAACTCTGATCTGATTGAGgtgaacaaaacagaattcatgaCCCCTTCAGCATTCATCTTCCTGTACGAAAACAATCTATTCCTGACATTCTGCAATAGAACGGTCGCTGCTTGGAATTTCCGTGGAGAGCTAGTTACATCGTTCGATGACCATGAGTTGTGGCATCCCAACTGCAACACCAACAATATATACATCACTGCCGACCAGGACCTGATCATCTCATACTGTAAAGTTTCAAGAGGTGTTACAGACGATGCTGAAGGTGGATGTGGGGAAG CTCCCCCCATGGGGTCAATCAACATGAGCAACATCTTCACGGGGAAGTGCATCGCAAAGATCTCTGCCCTTGACCCTAATCTTGTGATCGCTCCTCGAAGACAAGGCGACAGCAGCAGGTCTATTGTCCGGAGCACCGTCGCTGAAGCCCTGGAGGACATCACTGCGCTCTTCTACGACGAGGACCGCAACGAGATCTACACGGGGAACGGCAGAGGCCTGGTCCATGTGTGGTCTAATTGA